The following are encoded in a window of Puntigrus tetrazona isolate hp1 unplaced genomic scaffold, ASM1883169v1 S000000373, whole genome shotgun sequence genomic DNA:
- the LOC122333701 gene encoding seizure 6-like protein encodes MLGVQSDALLVGLMVWMGILWGEITTQGESGVTPPPSLAPAMQVPAPKESPRGVASMGQDFIESVLSGKDHLLAQKGVTLPSGLPPDLVPMLGKGLGVGAEALSPDQPLLRKMLPAHSATGHPSLPPAYELPTEPPEAVATPSWDSDAPSPHPKPSGSAATNTTVSSETASWAFTSAVTNCRVNFSDPEGYIDSSDDPPLPDGAFLQCTYTVTVYTGYGVELQVKSVNLSEGEQLSIRGMDEGGALLVLANQTLLVEGQVIRSPTNTLSVFYRSSPEGGVGMFQLHYQIFRLSCALPRRPHFGEVSVKDLHPGGTAHFQCHMGYHLQGDATLTCLNASLPVWSQHEPSCRALCGGVVKNATVGRVLSPSPHSGPNSTLDRSCSWSLEAPNGQRLHLHLERMVLGPTDRLVLWSGLDAGSVVLFDSGRGGPIPFEGVISEGPAVRVQFITDQPNSHNTGFNIRYEAFEKGHCYEPYIQNGNFSSTDPTYGVGTVVQFTCDPGHSLEQGPPVIECINTRDPYWNDTEPLCKALCGGDLSGPSGVILSPNWPEWYGEGEDCSWRIHVGEDKRVLLDVQLLNLSDSDMLTILDGDEVTTRILGQFVGGTSPFKMSSSTPDLTITFHSDPAGLVFGKGEGFIINYMEVSRNDSCPDLPEIQNGWKTTSHAALVRGARITYQCDPGYDLVGSETLTCQVDLSWSTQPPFCEKIMYCTDPGHVEHSTRTLSDPKLLVGTTIQYSCIPGYMLQGGATLTCYGREPGTPVWTSRLPHCVSEESVSCENPGLPDNGYQILSKRLYLPGESLTFMCYQGYELIGEMAIKCILGNPSFWSGPLPLCRANHECSSNHALEVAEAAADSSFDGGSMALAIFILVLLVSVLLGGAYIYVTRCRYHSNLRLPLMYPHPYSQITVETEFDNPLYETGGDTREYEVSI; translated from the exons GTGAGTCCGGGGTGACCCCTCCACCCAGCCTCGCTCCAGCGATGCAGGTCCCAGCCCCTAAAGAAAGCCCCAGAGGAGTTGCATCCATGGGGCAGGACTTCATAGAGTCGGTCCTGTCTGGTAAGGATCATCTTCTGGCCCAGAAGGGTGTGACTCTTCCCAGCGGTTTACCCCCTGATCTGGTGCCCATGTTGGGGAAGGGGCTGGGGGTCGGAGCAGAGGCCCTTTCCCCCGACCAGCCCCTGCTGAGGAAGATGCTCCCTGCACACAGCGCCACGGGCCATCCCTCTTTACCTCCAGCCTACGAGCTCCCCACCGAACCCCCGGAAGCCGTCGCCACGCCGAGCTGGGATAGCGATGCTCCTAGCCCACATCCCAAACCTTCGGGATCCGCTGCCACTAACACCACTGTGAGCTCTGAAACAGCATCTTGGGCTTTCACCTCAG CTGTAACAAACTGCAGGGTCAATTTCAGCGACCCAGAGGGCTACATCGATTCTTCAGACGATCCGCCCCTCCCTGATGGAGCGTTCCTGCAGTGCACTTACACTGTGACCGTCTACACAGGCTACGGTGTGGAGCTACAG GTCAAAAGTGTCAACCTGTCAGAAGGCGAGCAGCTGTCAATCAGAGGGATGGATGAAGGCGGAGCCCTGCTCGTGCTGGCCAATCAGACGCTTCTGGTGGAAGGTCAGGTGATCCGCAGTCCGACCAATACGCTGTCTGTGTTCTACCGCTCGTCTCCGGAGGGAGGAGTCGGCATGTTTCAGCTGCATTATCAAA TTTTTCGCCTGAGTTGTGCCCTGCCTCGACGGCCTCATTTTGGGGAGGTGTCGGTAAAAGATCTGCATCCCGGAGGCACGGCCCATTTCCAGTGTCACATGGGATACCACCTGCAGGGTGATGCCACGCTCACGTGTCTCAATGCCTCGCTGCCGGTGTGGAGCCAACATGAGCCGAGCTGCAGAG CTTTGTGTGGAGGAGTTGTAAAAAACGCCACGGTGGGCCGAGTGCTGTCCCCCTCTCCCCATTCGGGCCCTAACAGCACCCTGGACCGCAGCTGCTCTTGGTCCTTGGAGGCTCCTAACGGCCAAAGGCTGCACCTGCATTTGGAGAGAATGGTGTTGGGCCCCACAGACAG GCTGGTCTTATGGAGCGGCCTTGATGCAGGTTCGGTGGTCCTGTTCGATTCGGGCCGTGGTGGTCCCATCCCGTTTGAGGGAGTGATCAGCGAAGGTCCAGCTGTTCGGGTCCAGTTTATAACAGACCAACCAAACAGTCACAACACTGGATTCAACATACGTTACGAAG CGTTCGAGAAGGGCCACTGCTATGAGCCGTATATCCAAAACGGAAACTTCAGCTCGACCGACCCGACGTACGGCGTGGGGACGGTGGTGCAGTTCACCTGTGACCCCGGGCACTCGCTGGAGCAGGGGCCGCCCGTCATCGAGTGCATCAACACACGAGACCCCTACTGGAACGACACGGAGCCCCTCTGCAAAG CTCTCTGTGGCGGTGATCTGTCCGGCCCCAGCGGCGTTATCCTGTCCCCAAACTGGCCCGAATGGTACGGGGAGGGCGAGGACTGCAGCTGGAGGATTCACGTCGGCGAGGACAAGCGCGTCCTGCTGGACGTACAGCT cTTGAATCTCAGCGACAGTGATATGCTAACCATTTTGGATGGAGATGAGGTCACAACGCGTATATTGGGGCAGTTTGTTGGGGGAACCAGCCCGTTTAAGATGTCCTCCTCGACCCCTGACCTCACCATCACCTTCCACTCAGACCCAGCCGGCCTGGTCTTTGGGAAAGGAGAGGGTTTCATCATCAACTACATGG AGGTGTCACGCAACGACTCGTGTCCAGACCTCCCTGAGATCCAGAACGGCTGGAAGACCACTTCTCACGCGGCGCTGGTGCGTGGAGCTCGTATCACGTATCAGTGCGACCCGGGGTACGACCTGGTGGGCAGCGAGACCCTGACCTGTCAGGTGGACCTGAGCTGGAGCACGCAGCCTCCGTTCTGCGAGAAGA TTATGTACTGCACGGACCCTGGACACGTGGAGCACTCCACGCGCACGCTGTCTGATCCCAAACTCTTGGTTGGCACCACTATCCAGTACAGCTGCATTCCCGGATACATGCTGCAGGGCGGCGCCACTCTCACGTGCTATGGTCGGGAACCCGGCACTCCTGTTTGGACGTCTCGCTTGCCTCACTGCGTGT CGGAAGAGTCCGTCTCCTGTGAGAATCCTGGCCTTCCTGACAATGGCTACCAGATATTGTCTAAAAGGCTTTACTTACCGGGAGAGTCTCTAACCTTCATGTGCTACCAAGGCTATGAACTCATTGGTGAGATGGCCATcaagtgcattctgggaaatccCTCTTTTTGGAGTGGTCCATTACCTCTTTGCAGAG CCAATCATGAATGCTCTAGCAATCATGCACTAGAGG TGGCCGAGGCGGCGGCTGACTCATCCTTTGATGGGGGAAGTATGGCTCTAGCAATATTTATCCTGGTGCTGCTGGTGTCTGTTTTACTGGGAGGAGCCTACATCTACGTCACCAG GTGCCGTTATCATTCAAACCTGAGACTTCCTCTGATGTATCCGCATCCCTACAGCCAAATCACCGTGGAAACTGAGTTTGACAACCCTCTCTATGAGACTGGAGGG gaTACGAGAGAATATGAGGTGTCCATATGA